A genomic stretch from Hermetia illucens chromosome 7, iHerIll2.2.curated.20191125, whole genome shotgun sequence includes:
- the LOC119660820 gene encoding uncharacterized protein LOC119660820 — MVQWLSFEKGIKHGNTIDEENERSIQESQKYWYILFESLVDIINYSASHNLAFQGYLECFDPNHIENSGNFIDLSKLLSKYDLTLHNHLSRINKKQLNNHYLSPQIQSEVNSLMSQAIVNEVVGKIKQAKYYVIMPNCIRDITLIEQMSVILRCVNTSTGNLEEHFLGESETTGGSLTNVIRNELGKHQLNIQICRGQGCDNGVNMVGIKKGVKSRILTINPRAFLTPCDCHSWNLILVDTTNTSSIAKVFFGWIQKVNVRFSKSSKRWDLVKDKYLLQWLTV, encoded by the coding sequence ATGGTTCAATGGCTGTCATTTGAAAAAGGTATTAAGCATGGAAATACAATTGATGAAGAAAATGAGAGATCGATTCAAGAAAGTCAGAAATATTGgtatattttatttgaaagtttGGTTGATATAATAAATTATTCAGCCTCCCATAACTTGGCTTTTCAAGGCTATCTAGAATGTTTTGATCCAAATCACATTGAAAATAGCGgcaattttattgatttatcCAAATTATTATCTAAATATGATTTAACTCTCCATAACCACTTAAGTCGTATCAATAAAAAACAGCTAAATAATCACTATTTAAGTCCGCAGATACAAAGCGAGGTTAATTCATTGATGTCACAAGCTATTGTCAATGAGGTGGTAGGAAAAATTAAACAAGCTAAGTATTATGTTATAATGCCGAATTGCATAAGAGACATTACTCTGATCGAACAAATGTCTGTTATATTAAGATGCGTGAATACGTCCACCGGTAATTTAGAAGAACATTTTCTAGGAGAATCAGAAACAACAGGAGGGTCTTTAACCAACGTCATACGCAATGAACTTGGAAAACATCaattgaatattcaaatttGTAGAGGCCAAGGCTGCGATAATGGCGTCAATATGGTCGGCATTAAAAAAGGAGTAAAATCAAGAATATTAACTATCAATCCAAGAGCATTCTTAACTCCTTGTGATTGCCACAGTTGGAATCTCATTTTAGTAGACACAACCAACACATCATCAATCGCAAAAGTGTTCTTTGGTtggatccaaaaagtaaatgtccgtttttccaaatccagtaaGAGATGGGATTTAGTAAAGGATAAATATTTACTGCAATGGTTGACGGTGTGA